The sequence AGAACTTTCCCACACATCACTTCAAGGAATCTATATTTAAGCCTTACAGTACGAGTGGCGATGATTTAACAGCGGTTAACTCATTGGCGGCCACGTCGTCACCGGCTGATTCCGCCTCCGCAGTCGCATTCGAGACGGCCAGCAAAATGTTAGCCACCAATGGTAACGGCATCACGGATGCGAAGGATGATCTATCCAGCTTTGTGGCCAGCCACCCGGCGGCGGAGTTCGAGGGTTTCATCCGGGCCTGCGTCGACGAGATCATCAAGCTGGCTGTCTTCCAGGGCACCAATCGCTCCTCCAAGGTCGTCGAGTGGCACGAGCCAGCGGAGCTGCGTCAGCTCTTCGACTTCCAGCTGAGGGAGAAGGGTGAATCGCAGGACAAGCTGCGCGAGCTCTTGAGGGAGACTATCCGATTCTCGGTCAAGACGGGTCATCCGTACTTCATCAACCAGCTGTACTCGGGGGTGGATCCCTATGCCCTGGTGGGTCAGTGGCTAACCGATGCCCTCAATCCCAGCGTGTACACGTATGAGGTGGCTCCACTCTTCACCCTGATGGAGGAGCAAGTGCTGGCCGAGATGCGTCGCATTGTGGGCTTCCCCAACGGCGGCCAGGGAGATGGCATCTTCTGTCCTGGCGGCTCGATAGCCAACGGTTATGCAATCAGCTGCGCCCGCTACAGACACTCGCCCGAGTCCAAGGTGAGTGCCCGATCTGAGCCAAGTGGTTTACCGCCAGTCCACACGGAAGTCCAATCCACTTCCACCGTGTGCCAAGTGACGGGCGCCACACTGCTGGCCGATCCGTTAGTCATACCTGTCATATAAGCAAGTGAAACCGAAAGTTCCCAAAGATATAGCAATGATGacgaaaaaatcaaaataataacaaatacGAAAGAGTATTTACTAAAGTGTTGATTAAAACTTAGTGAAAGTGATGGTCTACATAGGTTTACATTTTCGCTAGCACCTAAAAAGTTCTTAACTGATCACGCATGTGAAGTTAGTTAACGTGATTTGAAAAATACGTGGTTCTTTTTAAGACACAAATATTTAACAAAGATACAAGTAAAGTAAACACTAATTTTCTACAAGAGTGACATATCTCAAAACATAATATTTAGGGATACTATAGACGCAATTAAAGATTTCAAGCGCCACATGTCTTCAGCAACGATAGGATGATGAAATTTTCTGTGTCATTACCTCAAATGTATTGTTTTTCAGATTAGGTCACTCCTCtagttaataataataataatacatgttttaaaattattaggaagttttcaaaaagtgTTTAAAATACATCATATATCACAGAACATAGTAAAAATGCCTTATGTTTAAAAGTTCGCTTCATGGCAAACgaaaaaaatgtaagattTCTTTAAAATTGTTCAACGATTTTTAGAAGTAGTAAAGTGGAACTTAAAAAAAGTACAATATAAATAAGTGAAAACTCTTTCATATGCTTAAATCTCCAGAAAAACGGACTCTTCAACGCGAAGCCCCTGATCATTTTCACCTCGGAGGATGCCCACTACTCAGTGGAGAAGCTGGCCATGTTTATGGGATTCGGCAGTGAGCATGTGCGCAAGATAGCCACCAACGAGGTGGGCAAGATGCGGGTAAGCGACCTGGAGGATCAGGTGAAGAAGTGCCTGGAGAACGACTGGCAGCCCCTGATGGTCTCGGCCACAGCCGGAACCACCGTTTTAGGAGCCTTCGACGATCTGGCTGGGATCTCGGAGGTTTGCAAGAAATACAACATGTGGATGCACGTGGATGCGGCTTGGGGCGGCGGTGCCCTCATGTCCAAGAAGTATCGCCATCTGCTCAGTGGCATTGAACGGTGAGTTTGACCTTGGAGAAGATTTTGGGGAGAGATGCTGAACATGGGTTTGTGTTTTCTATGCAGTGCCGAT is a genomic window of Drosophila suzukii chromosome 2L, CBGP_Dsuzu_IsoJpt1.0, whole genome shotgun sequence containing:
- the b gene encoding cysteine sulfinic acid decarboxylase translates to MLASENFPTHHFKESIFKPYSTSGDDLTAVNSLAATSSPADSASAVAFETASKMLATNGNGITDAKDDLSSFVASHPAAEFEGFIRACVDEIIKLAVFQGTNRSSKVVEWHEPAELRQLFDFQLREKGESQDKLRELLRETIRFSVKTGHPYFINQLYSGVDPYALVGQWLTDALNPSVYTYEVAPLFTLMEEQVLAEMRRIVGFPNGGQGDGIFCPGGSIANGYAISCARYRHSPESKKNGLFNAKPLIIFTSEDAHYSVEKLAMFMGFGSEHVRKIATNEVGKMRVSDLEDQVKKCLENDWQPLMVSATAGTTVLGAFDDLAGISEVCKKYNMWMHVDAAWGGGALMSKKYRHLLSGIERADSVTWNPHKLLAASQQCSTFLTRHQQVLAQCHSTNATYLFQKDKFYDTSFDTGDKHIQCGRRADVFKFWFMWKAKGTQGLEAHVEKVFRMAEFFTDKVRERPGFELVLESPECTNISFWYVPPGLRQMERNREFYDRLHKVAPKVKEGMIKKGSMMITYQPLRQLPNFFRLVLQNSCLEELDMTYFLDEIESLAENL